GTTTGTCTTAGGAACAAAGATACCTTTTTGCAGACTCATTAAAGGTGTCTTAAATGCAACCATGTGCTATGCAGACTTTTTTGATGAGGAAATTGACTTGCTAAGATGAGTCAAAGTTGGCGCTTGGtccgtttttcttcttttatttacttttggaTTTTCTGTTTTGTCCTTCATCACTTGGATTGGATCGACTGTAATCGACGACCACTTCCAGAACAAATCCCTGGGCACCACGTCTTCAATCTGAACTAAAATTCCGGCAAAGCCCACTGACGTTTCAAGATTCAGCCATCTAGGAATTGCATTTATTCCTTTCAAGTTTCTGATCTTAACTCTTGCGGCTGAGATTTCTGATAGAGTTAAGGTTGATTTCTCAATTTCCACTAAATCACCACATTTATTAGCAAGAGCAGTAATGATGGTGGAGGACCATAAATTCAATGGTAAACCATGAAAACCTATGTTGAAGAATGATTCTCGGTTATGATTATGGGGAGTTAAAGAGGATGGTTGCCATGGGGATAATGTgagaaagttattttcaagaGCAACAGATGATGATTGTGAGAAGAATGTTTTGATTTGTTGGTCCTCAAAAAGTATAATAGCTCTAAGGTTATCAATAGGCATTATGTCAAATGGAGCAGATGTCTGCACGATCTCCATAATCTCCAAACCAATACCTTTCCAATTAAAAATAGGACTTGCTGCAGTGCAAACCAATCCTTTTTTCCAAACTTCAATCGACTCTAGGTGATCTTCCAGTTTATCTTGAAGCTGCATAAAAGAACCTGGATGTATGGGTGAAGAGCTTGGGTTTTCAATAACTTGAATTTTACTTGAAATTGACACCATATCACATGACAGTGAGGATGATATTGCTATTGGAGTGGGATGTGATGGGGGATAAGGAGGGGTTTGAGATGGTTTTGATTTGATATGATTTGGGGTACATGTGGTTGTGGGTTTTGGTTGTGGCGGTGGTGGTATGGGTGGGTTTAAAGATTTGGATTGGTGAATTGATGTAGGGTGTAGGAGAGAGTGTAGAGCTGACGCCATTACTGACCATCCAGAACAGTATTCACCTGCAGGAATGAAGAAAGAGCGAAGTGTACCTTTACCATCCAAACGTGAAAGCGTAAGACGTAGGAATGATCCTTTTTAGTTTGAGGCTTTTTGAATTGTTAACCATGCAGGATGATCTGAGAAGTGCCAGTGACCATCACCAGATTCACCATCTTTGATCGCTTCCACTAAAGCAGTTTCCATTTTGGCCGCAAGGTTCATCGTAATGGCCCCATAAGCTTCAGACTTTGGACCCTTCTCTGATAGTATAATCTGGGATGATACATTTCTTTTCAATCCACCGACTATCTTTAGTTTTAAAGTAAACGATTTTCGATCTATTTGAAAAGGAATAGGTGGGGGAGAGGGGATAGGTGAGGAGGAGATTGGTTGGTGGGAGGGGGGAGGCATGTTTGCAGAGATTAGACGAGGGGATGGGTGGAGGAGGGAGGATTGGTGAcggtagaggtggtggtggtggtggtggtgggatggGTTCTAACGCCTATGATAGTTTCAGTCATTTGGGACTCCATGAATTTTGTGCAGGGGTTCTAACGCCATCTTTACTAGAATATGACCGTTCCTGAAAGATGGCATGAGCTTCAAAGCATCATAGTCAGCATCATAGTCAGACATATAATCTTCACTGTGATCAAATGTATAAAGTGGAGCCCAAGATTCTTGAACTGCATAATCTTGCATAACCCAAACTTGAAAAGAAACCTCAGAAACGGTAACAACTACACAAAGGCGTCCTTCCAGAACTCCAACGGTCATTGGTAAATGCCTCTTCTCTAAGAGTTCTTCTGGAAGTTGCAGTTCATCGAATTTCTCGGTGCAGAAATCAAAAACCACTATTAACTTGGATGAATTCTTGTTACGAGCTTGGCCTAACCAGTGAAAGGCTCCATTAACAAGAACACCAGTTTGTCTCTCTTTATTAAATGTATAAGGCACGGATTGACTACTTTTCCATGTATTTGATCCTAACGTATACACGAGTAACTCGGTGAATTCAACATGCTCATCTAGGAATATTAACTTGTAATCACCAgccttgcaatcgtaaccaaaagCATTAATATGGATGGAGTCATAACTAGGTACTGATTCGGATACTATTCTCTTGTATTCTTTAGTTGCTGGGTTACAAAAACAAATGGAGATCTCATGCTCAGTACTCCGACCCCATATGCAAACTAGACCATTACATGAACCTAAGAAACGAAGAATCCAATGGGAACTGAATTTGTAATCTGCCAATTTAACTTTTTCGCTTTCACTCCCATCCACCGACCATATTGAATCATAACTTGTAGAATTGAGTGTCCTAGACTGTGTTCTCATGTCATAGCCTTCAAATATGAGATTGTAGTTTTTTCTTTGTGTATTAACATCATGGTGCATCTTAACAAAACTAGGGTTAGAAATAATCTGAAACCAAGACCTGCAAACACACTTACATGAATATATAGATTTCACGGGTACCTTGAGAAGGATTTCAAGGTACATCTCTTCTGGTATGCTTGACATTGCTTCTCCTCGATCGCTTCCCAAGTCCCACCTTAATCAGCTTTACGTTCTTACCGAGCAAGAAAATTTTGTGCAGAGAACTTGCAATAAATAAGACGGTCTAATGCGGCGGTCCGTGCGAGTGTTTGGATGGGCCGGCTATGAGAGGGCCATTTAGTGATACAGATTATACGGGTTAGTTATCATCATGCAGGTCACGGGTCAGATTGATGAATTAATACGGGGTCGGGTGCGGTTTGTTTAGAACCACTCAAAACTAATTCAAGTACATTCACGTATTGTGATTTTCATAGCCCTTGCTTTGGACCTTGGtagatattttctaggaattcggtCCCCATTCTACATGTATAGAGTATTCATTTTTAGCTACCGGAGGACTTGCATCATCAACTTGAATTTCTCGTCACTCAAAACAAAAACGACTATTAACTTGGATGAGTTTTTCTTACGCTCTTGGCCTAACCAGTGAAAGACTCCCAGTTTGTCTCATTTTACGAAATGTAAAAGGCACGACGGGTTGACTAC
This DNA window, taken from Papaver somniferum cultivar HN1 chromosome 3, ASM357369v1, whole genome shotgun sequence, encodes the following:
- the LOC113358974 gene encoding F-box/kelch-repeat protein At3g06240-like, with translation MRTQSRTLNSTSYDSIWSVDGSESEKVKLADYKFSSHWILRFLGSCNGLVCIWGRSTEHEISICFCNPATKEYKRIVSESVPSYDSIHINAFGYDCKAGDYKLIFLDEHVEFTELLVYTLGSNTWKSSQSVPYTFNKERQTGVLVNGAFHWLGQARNKNSSKLIVVFDFCTEKFDELQLPEELLEKRHLPMTVGVLEGRLCVVVTVSEVSFQVWVMQDYAVQESWAPLYTFDHSEDYMSDYDADYDALKLMPSFRNGHILVKMALEPLHKIHGVPND